One window from the genome of Verrucomicrobiia bacterium encodes:
- a CDS encoding c-type cytochrome yields MHIAALDGGVGFWSRATGVLAAAWIAALPLAGQPAASGATPVAALKVAPGFQAELLYTVPKDDEGSWVAMCTDPKGRLIVSDQYGPLYRLTPPPLGVSTGLKVERLEVPIGQAQGLVYAFDSLYVMVANEAYQGRGLYRVRDTNGDDQFDEVTLLRKLDGGGEHGPHAIVPSPDGKGLYIIVGNQTRLTEFAGSKVPYDWGEDLLLPRLWDGNGFMKGVLGPGGWVARTDPEGKQWELQTVGFRNQYDAAVHRDGDLFTYDADMEWDINTPWYRPTRICQVASGVDFGWRSGAAKWPPYYPDTLPPVVDIGPGSPTGVTFGYGARFPAKYQNAFYAADWSFGKLYAVHLVPEGAGYTATTEEFVTGQPFPVTDVVIHPKDGAMYVTIGGRKTQSGLYRVTYAGPDPTAPAPARPGGESARAVRRSLEAFHGRVDPAAVDFLWPHLDSSDRVLRSAARIALEWQPVAGWRDRALAEMQPDASINALIALARVSSRDPFHRKAADPAPDPALQARILTSLDRLDWEGLSEAQRLGLLRAYALAFIRLGPPDDATRQRLSTRFAAHFPGNSIAINTQLSEMLVYLEAPGTAERLVAALMKAPSQEEQIAYARDLRVLKSGWTPALRRQYFEWYLRAANFRGGASLAGFLRDMKADAMAGLSDSERETLKDVLEAKPEPRTVLQNLLAGRSTVKEWTVNDLAPVVSGRLRGRSFSRGRELFGAVGCYNCHRFDTEGGAVGPDLTSVAARFSPRDLLESIVDPNKEISDQYASIVVTLNDGDVVVGRVANLSEDVLMIVTDMTAPNTFANVERTDVASIEPSKISPMPEGLLNTLEQDEILDLLAFILSQGNRNHAMFRGE; encoded by the coding sequence ATGCACATTGCAGCGTTGGATGGCGGCGTGGGATTTTGGTCCCGGGCGACGGGAGTTTTGGCGGCTGCCTGGATTGCGGCGCTGCCGCTGGCCGGCCAGCCGGCGGCGTCCGGTGCCACACCGGTCGCGGCACTGAAGGTGGCTCCCGGATTTCAGGCGGAGTTGCTGTACACGGTGCCCAAGGACGATGAGGGATCGTGGGTCGCCATGTGTACGGATCCCAAGGGGCGCCTGATCGTTTCCGACCAGTATGGACCGCTGTACCGACTGACTCCGCCGCCCCTGGGCGTCAGCACCGGCCTGAAGGTCGAGCGTCTGGAGGTGCCCATCGGGCAGGCCCAGGGGCTCGTGTACGCCTTCGACAGCCTGTACGTGATGGTGGCCAACGAGGCGTACCAGGGGCGCGGACTGTACCGCGTGCGCGACACCAACGGCGATGATCAGTTCGACGAGGTGACGCTGCTGCGCAAGCTGGACGGTGGCGGGGAACACGGACCGCACGCCATCGTGCCTTCCCCGGACGGGAAGGGACTGTACATCATTGTCGGCAATCAGACGCGGCTGACCGAGTTCGCCGGTTCGAAGGTGCCCTACGACTGGGGCGAGGATCTGTTGCTGCCGCGGCTATGGGACGGCAACGGGTTCATGAAGGGCGTGCTCGGACCGGGGGGATGGGTGGCCCGAACGGATCCGGAAGGGAAGCAGTGGGAACTCCAGACCGTGGGATTTCGAAACCAATATGACGCCGCCGTTCACCGGGATGGCGACCTGTTCACCTACGACGCGGACATGGAGTGGGACATCAACACGCCGTGGTACCGCCCGACCCGGATTTGCCAGGTGGCGAGCGGGGTGGATTTCGGATGGCGCTCCGGAGCGGCCAAGTGGCCGCCTTATTATCCCGACACGCTGCCGCCCGTGGTGGACATCGGGCCCGGGTCCCCAACCGGGGTGACCTTCGGCTACGGCGCGAGGTTCCCGGCGAAGTACCAGAACGCGTTCTACGCGGCGGACTGGAGCTTCGGGAAGTTGTACGCGGTGCACCTGGTGCCGGAGGGTGCCGGCTACACCGCAACCACCGAGGAGTTTGTCACCGGACAGCCCTTTCCCGTCACAGATGTGGTGATCCACCCCAAGGATGGCGCCATGTATGTGACCATTGGCGGCCGAAAAACCCAGTCGGGGTTGTACCGCGTGACGTATGCAGGACCGGATCCCACGGCACCGGCGCCGGCGCGGCCCGGCGGTGAATCCGCCCGTGCCGTGCGGCGGTCGCTCGAGGCGTTTCACGGCCGGGTGGATCCGGCGGCGGTGGATTTCCTGTGGCCTCACCTCGATAGCAGCGACCGGGTCCTGCGATCGGCGGCGCGGATTGCCCTCGAATGGCAGCCGGTGGCCGGCTGGCGCGATCGTGCGCTCGCGGAAATGCAGCCCGACGCCTCGATCAACGCCTTGATCGCACTGGCGCGGGTCAGTTCCAGGGATCCGTTCCACCGCAAAGCCGCCGATCCCGCCCCCGATCCGGCGCTGCAGGCGCGGATCCTGACGTCTCTGGACCGATTGGACTGGGAAGGACTTTCCGAGGCGCAGCGGCTTGGGCTGCTCCGGGCCTACGCCCTGGCCTTCATCCGGCTCGGACCTCCGGACGACGCGACGCGCCAGCGGTTGAGCACCCGGTTCGCCGCGCACTTCCCCGGAAACAGCATCGCGATCAACACCCAGCTCTCGGAGATGCTGGTGTACCTGGAGGCGCCCGGAACGGCGGAGCGCCTCGTCGCGGCGCTGATGAAGGCACCGAGCCAGGAGGAGCAGATCGCGTACGCGCGCGACCTGCGGGTGTTGAAGTCGGGCTGGACGCCCGCGCTGCGCCGCCAGTACTTCGAATGGTATTTGCGGGCGGCCAACTTCCGCGGCGGGGCGAGTCTGGCCGGGTTCCTTCGGGACATGAAGGCCGATGCGATGGCGGGCCTCAGTGATTCGGAGCGGGAGACGCTCAAGGACGTCCTGGAGGCGAAGCCCGAGCCGCGCACGGTCCTTCAGAATCTGCTGGCCGGCCGGTCCACCGTGAAGGAGTGGACCGTGAACGACCTGGCTCCCGTGGTCTCGGGCCGACTGCGCGGCCGGAGCTTCAGCCGCGGTCGGGAACTGTTTGGAGCGGTGGGTTGCTACAACTGCCACCGCTTTGACACGGAGGGCGGGGCGGTGGGTCCCGACCTCACCAGTGTGGCCGCGCGGTTCAGTCCGCGTGACCTTTTGGAGTCCATCGTGGATCCCAACAAGGAGATCAGCGATCAGTACGCGTCCATCGTGGTCACCTTGAACGACGGGGACGTTGTGGTCGGCCGGGTGGCGAACCTGAGCGAGGACGTGCTGATGATCGTGACGGACATGACCGCCCCCAACACCTTCGCGAACGTGGAGCGCACGGACGTGGCCTCCATTGAGCCCTCAAAGATTTCCCCGATGCCCGAGGGGCTGCTGAACACCCTTGAGCAGGACGAAATCCTCGACCTGCTGGCATTCATCCTATCCCAGGGAAACCGGAATCACGCCATGTTCCGCGGGGAATAG
- a CDS encoding DUF2959 family protein, with product MKKLILIVLGLIPVLLPAVANQEMLAAAIAETRVETVRTADQLKATLDALNNLVRQPQPDLPGAYAAFAAEVPKTQHAAQWTQTRVNWMGSEGQTYFTGWQSTIDQIVNPNLRKKAQRRLESVKASYGRVNKSLTTATEKFEPFLSDLSDIQKILSNDITPGGVKAIKETVSDANWRYRSVNSAIQQALREMRRMEASLSPTGQ from the coding sequence ATGAAAAAGCTGATCCTGATCGTTCTTGGTCTCATCCCCGTCCTGCTTCCCGCGGTCGCAAACCAGGAAATGCTCGCCGCCGCCATCGCCGAAACCCGTGTTGAAACGGTCCGCACCGCCGATCAACTCAAGGCAACCCTCGATGCGCTCAACAACCTGGTCCGGCAGCCCCAACCCGACCTGCCAGGCGCCTATGCCGCCTTCGCTGCGGAGGTGCCCAAGACCCAGCACGCGGCGCAGTGGACCCAGACGCGCGTGAACTGGATGGGCAGCGAGGGACAGACCTACTTCACGGGATGGCAGTCCACCATTGACCAGATCGTGAACCCCAATTTGCGGAAGAAGGCCCAGCGACGTCTCGAATCCGTCAAGGCCAGTTACGGCCGGGTCAACAAGTCGCTGACAACGGCCACTGAGAAATTCGAGCCCTTCCTGTCCGACCTGAGTGACATTCAGAAAATCCTCTCAAATGACATCACCCCCGGCGGTGTGAAGGCCATCAAGGAAACGGTCTCGGACGCCAACTGGCGCTATCGCAGCGTCAACTCCGCCATCCAGCAGGCCCTCCGCGAAATGAGGCGCATGGAGGCGTCCCTGTCCCCTACCGGCCAGTAA
- a CDS encoding VIT1/CCC1 transporter family protein translates to MNASNAPTTKHVLEPVERISEVLFGLIMVLTITGSLSIAEAGRNDARTLWIGALGCNLAWGLIDGIMYLMGCLGERAQSLRTLRAIRNAPTAEAAHRAITAALPAVAVSALQFPELERIRQLALEAPEPPSRPRLQSADWRGAAAVFLLVVLCTFPVVLPLMLLPDLARAMRVSNAIAILLLFLCGYSFGRHAGYPPGMTGVAMVALGLILVAITIALGG, encoded by the coding sequence ATGAACGCCTCCAACGCCCCCACCACCAAGCATGTCCTTGAGCCGGTGGAACGGATCTCGGAGGTGTTGTTCGGCCTGATCATGGTCCTCACCATCACCGGGTCATTGAGCATCGCCGAGGCGGGACGAAACGATGCCCGGACCCTTTGGATTGGGGCTTTGGGATGCAATCTGGCCTGGGGCCTGATTGACGGCATCATGTACCTGATGGGCTGCCTCGGGGAGCGGGCCCAGTCGCTTCGAACCCTGCGTGCCATCCGAAATGCTCCCACGGCGGAAGCCGCCCACCGGGCCATCACTGCCGCCCTGCCCGCCGTCGCGGTGTCGGCGCTGCAATTCCCCGAACTGGAGCGCATCCGTCAACTGGCCCTGGAGGCCCCGGAACCCCCGTCCCGGCCCCGGCTTCAGTCTGCCGACTGGCGGGGTGCTGCCGCGGTTTTCCTCCTGGTGGTGCTCTGCACCTTTCCCGTCGTGCTTCCCCTGATGCTTCTCCCGGACCTCGCGCGCGCCATGCGCGTCTCCAATGCCATTGCCATTCTGCTCCTGTTCCTGTGCGGCTACTCTTTCGGACGCCACGCCGGATATCCCCCCGGCATGACCGGGGTGGCCATGGTGGCCCTTGGCCTGATCCTGGTCGCGATCACCATCGCCCTCGGGGGCTGA
- a CDS encoding adenylate/guanylate cyclase domain-containing protein — translation MSITGPGQAWLESPDGGRLPLVGNLSFGRTLGNEVVIPDDRVSRRHAILHAQGDSGYWLVDLGSRNGTYLNDRRVSLPVRLRDRDAIRIGPRCFVFHDGEGGADLQTTHATMPTLMDVRVVPCWLLVADILGSTLRAQAAAPGEMAAEMSQWFLRCRQSVEAADGTLNKYLGDGFLAFWRPPQSAPEQVHRILSQLREMQSAGRPDFRYVLHHGDVHLGGAASMGEDSLSGPAVNFVFRMEKLAGSLGVPALVSEPAADLLRERLPLDDAGEHSLAGFTGRFRLFRPWPPESGAATS, via the coding sequence ATGAGCATCACTGGCCCGGGCCAAGCGTGGCTGGAATCCCCGGATGGCGGACGCCTCCCGCTGGTCGGCAACCTGTCGTTTGGGCGCACCCTTGGGAACGAGGTGGTCATTCCCGACGACCGGGTTTCCCGGCGGCACGCCATCCTGCACGCCCAGGGGGATTCCGGTTACTGGCTGGTGGACCTGGGAAGCCGGAACGGCACCTATCTCAACGACCGCCGCGTCAGCCTCCCCGTGCGGCTGCGCGATCGCGACGCGATCCGGATCGGCCCGCGTTGCTTCGTCTTCCACGACGGTGAGGGTGGGGCGGACCTGCAGACGACCCACGCGACGATGCCCACGCTGATGGATGTCCGCGTGGTGCCGTGCTGGTTGCTCGTCGCAGACATCCTCGGGTCCACCCTGCGGGCACAGGCGGCGGCCCCGGGGGAGATGGCTGCGGAAATGAGCCAGTGGTTTCTGCGCTGCCGCCAGTCGGTCGAGGCGGCGGACGGGACCCTGAACAAATACCTTGGCGACGGGTTCCTGGCATTCTGGAGGCCGCCGCAGTCCGCTCCGGAGCAGGTTCACCGGATTCTGTCGCAACTTCGCGAAATGCAATCCGCCGGGCGGCCGGACTTCCGATACGTGCTGCATCACGGCGACGTTCACCTCGGTGGCGCGGCCTCGATGGGCGAGGACAGCCTTTCGGGGCCCGCGGTGAACTTTGTATTCCGCATGGAGAAGCTGGCCGGAAGCCTCGGCGTGCCGGCTCTGGTCAGCGAACCCGCGGCGGACCTGCTGCGGGAACGGTTGCCTCTGGACGACGCCGGAGAGCATTCGCTGGCCGGCTTCACGGGGAGGTTCCGCCTGTTTCGTCCCTGGCCCCCGGAGTCGGGAGCCGCAACCTCCTGA
- a CDS encoding replication-associated recombination protein A, with protein MEVPEAAGPSTAPLAARMRPRTLDEYVGQSHLLASGLLLRRAIEADRVQSLIFFGPPGTGKTSLAQIIASRTRARFERLSGVESNVADMRRVLSGASNRLANTGRPTLLFIDEIHRFSKSQQDVLLPDVESGGIRLIGATTHNPFFFVNAPLVSRSQIFELRPLGEEELLALLQRALGDADRGLGHMRVRADADALRHLARVSDGDARKALNALEIAVLTTPPGADGVVPMDLAAAEQSIQRKAIVYDGDGDAHYDTISAFIKSMRGSDPDATLYWLAKMIHAGEDPRFIARRILIHAAEDVGLADPMALVLAQAACQSAELIGWPEARIPLAEAALYVATAFKSNSVVASVDAALADVRTGRTLPVPASLRDAHYAGAERLGHGEGYQYPHDHPGNFVPQDYLGATRRYYEPGDQGVERKIRERVAHWRALRAQAAGGDASTGAPPAAGHG; from the coding sequence ATGGAGGTCCCGGAGGCCGCAGGCCCCTCGACGGCGCCGCTCGCGGCGCGGATGCGTCCGCGCACCCTTGACGAGTATGTGGGCCAGTCGCATCTGCTGGCGTCCGGGCTGCTGTTGCGTCGGGCGATCGAGGCGGACCGGGTTCAGTCGCTGATCTTTTTCGGCCCGCCTGGCACGGGAAAGACCTCGCTCGCCCAGATCATCGCGAGCCGCACCCGCGCGCGCTTCGAGCGGTTGAGCGGGGTGGAATCGAACGTCGCCGACATGAGACGCGTGCTGTCAGGCGCGTCCAACCGGCTCGCCAACACCGGGCGGCCCACGCTGCTCTTCATTGATGAGATTCACCGGTTCAGCAAATCCCAGCAGGATGTCCTGCTGCCTGATGTGGAGAGCGGGGGCATCCGGCTGATCGGGGCGACGACCCACAACCCGTTTTTCTTCGTCAATGCGCCGCTGGTCTCGCGCTCCCAGATCTTTGAGCTGCGACCGCTGGGTGAGGAGGAGCTTCTGGCCCTGCTGCAGCGGGCTCTGGGGGACGCCGATCGTGGGCTCGGCCACATGCGGGTGCGGGCCGATGCGGATGCGCTCCGGCACCTCGCCCGGGTGTCGGACGGCGATGCGCGCAAGGCATTGAACGCCCTCGAGATTGCGGTGCTGACGACGCCGCCGGGCGCCGATGGGGTGGTCCCCATGGACCTGGCCGCGGCCGAACAAAGCATCCAGCGCAAGGCGATCGTGTACGATGGCGACGGCGATGCGCACTACGACACGATCAGCGCGTTCATCAAGTCCATGCGGGGTTCCGACCCGGATGCCACGCTCTACTGGCTGGCCAAGATGATTCATGCCGGCGAGGACCCGCGGTTCATTGCCCGGCGCATCCTGATTCATGCGGCGGAGGATGTGGGCCTGGCAGATCCCATGGCCCTCGTGCTGGCCCAGGCCGCCTGTCAGTCGGCAGAGCTGATCGGCTGGCCCGAGGCGCGGATTCCCCTGGCCGAGGCCGCGCTGTATGTGGCCACGGCGTTCAAGAGCAACTCGGTCGTGGCGTCCGTGGACGCCGCGCTGGCGGACGTCCGGACGGGACGCACCCTGCCGGTGCCGGCGTCGTTGCGCGACGCCCATTATGCCGGTGCGGAGCGTCTGGGGCATGGTGAGGGATATCAGTACCCGCATGATCACCCCGGGAATTTCGTTCCGCAGGATTACCTCGGAGCAACGCGCCGCTACTACGAGCCCGGGGACCAGGGCGTGGAGCGCAAGATCCGCGAACGCGTGGCCCATTGGCGGGCGCTGCGCGCGCAGGCGGCCGGCGGGGACGCATCAACGGGGGCTCCGCCCGCTGCCGGACATGGTTGA
- a CDS encoding 5-formyltetrahydrofolate cyclo-ligase, with amino-acid sequence MRTLLKGLDPGRRITDSECIARRIQALECWRRARVVLLYAPLPDEPELESLIHDALAAGRQVALPVFLPDRGLYGIRVVVDPGEDLVIGRHGVREPGPKCPEVAPDAVDLAAVPGLAFTPDGWRLGRGGGYYDRLLAVLGAVRCGVARDEQMLDRLPVETHDVRLDVVVTPSATHWCRRQPG; translated from the coding sequence ATGCGCACGCTCCTGAAGGGCCTGGATCCCGGGCGTCGGATCACCGACTCGGAGTGCATTGCCAGGCGAATCCAAGCCCTGGAGTGCTGGCGGCGGGCCCGTGTGGTGTTGCTGTACGCACCCCTGCCGGACGAGCCCGAACTGGAGTCCCTGATCCACGACGCCCTCGCCGCGGGTCGGCAGGTGGCGCTTCCCGTATTCCTCCCGGACCGCGGCCTGTATGGGATCCGCGTCGTCGTGGATCCCGGGGAAGACCTGGTGATCGGACGCCACGGCGTGCGTGAACCGGGACCGAAATGTCCCGAGGTTGCCCCGGACGCCGTGGACCTTGCCGCGGTGCCCGGACTCGCGTTCACTCCGGATGGCTGGCGTTTGGGACGGGGTGGTGGATATTATGACCGGCTGCTTGCGGTGCTGGGTGCGGTCCGGTGTGGTGTGGCGCGTGACGAACAGATGCTGGACCGGCTGCCGGTGGAAACGCACGATGTCCGTCTCGACGTCGTCGTGACGCCGTCGGCCACCCATTGGTGCCGCCGGCAACCCGGATGA
- the rny gene encoding ribonuclease Y yields the protein MEIGSVPALLAAAAAGFAACFAYGRVKERALRAELASRERDLRDAVRRDAEAATLSARVAAQEQLARERAQLTEGLAVQRELLASAERRLADREAFVQQQLERLAHQEAALGHRSEQLGTDRAALEAGHQEVRRLQSELRARLESLAQVDSGEARTLLLREVEREASRDAADLSRHLLDEARLRAEPEARRILATALQRCAAAHTFESTTATVALTGDDMKGRIIGREGRNIRSFENTTGVTVLVDDTPNAVVLSAFDPVRREVARQTMERLILDGRIHPSRIEEVFKAVSEEMGGFILRKGEDAIARAGLPPMAAPIVELLGRLHFRHSYSQNVLHHSVEVAHLCGLMASELGEDAPTARRAGLLHDIGKALSQEVEGPHAIVGGEFLRRHGESAVVVNAVASHHDEVPHENLHGILVAAADAISASRPGSRSESMTTYLQRLENLEKIALGFPGVEKAFAVQAGRELRVVVRPEQVDDGLSYQLARKLARKIEEELLYPGQIRITVIRETRCVEFAK from the coding sequence ATGGAAATTGGTTCCGTTCCCGCCCTCCTGGCCGCCGCCGCGGCCGGTTTTGCGGCCTGTTTTGCATATGGCCGGGTCAAGGAACGCGCCTTGCGCGCCGAACTGGCCAGTCGCGAACGGGACCTGCGCGACGCCGTCCGCCGCGATGCCGAGGCCGCGACGCTGTCCGCCCGCGTGGCCGCTCAGGAGCAGCTGGCACGCGAGCGGGCCCAGCTGACGGAGGGCCTGGCCGTTCAGCGGGAATTGCTGGCGTCGGCGGAGCGGCGACTGGCCGATCGGGAGGCTTTTGTGCAGCAACAGCTCGAGCGGCTCGCCCATCAGGAGGCTGCGCTGGGGCACCGGTCGGAACAGCTTGGCACGGACCGTGCCGCGCTCGAGGCCGGACATCAGGAGGTGCGCCGCCTGCAGTCGGAGCTGCGCGCGCGTCTGGAGTCCCTGGCGCAGGTGGATTCCGGCGAGGCGCGGACATTGCTGTTGCGGGAGGTGGAGCGTGAGGCCTCGCGCGACGCGGCCGATCTCAGCCGGCACCTGCTCGACGAGGCGCGTCTGCGTGCGGAGCCGGAGGCCCGCAGGATCCTCGCCACCGCCCTGCAGCGATGCGCCGCGGCCCACACCTTCGAGTCCACCACTGCCACGGTGGCCCTCACCGGGGACGACATGAAGGGACGGATCATCGGCCGCGAGGGCCGGAACATCCGTTCCTTTGAAAACACCACCGGCGTCACGGTGCTGGTGGATGACACCCCGAACGCGGTGGTGCTTTCGGCGTTTGATCCGGTGCGGCGCGAGGTGGCCCGGCAAACCATGGAACGTCTCATCCTGGACGGGCGGATTCATCCCAGCCGCATCGAGGAGGTGTTCAAGGCGGTGTCGGAGGAAATGGGAGGGTTCATCCTGCGGAAGGGCGAGGACGCCATCGCCCGGGCGGGGCTGCCGCCGATGGCGGCCCCGATCGTTGAACTGCTCGGCCGGTTGCATTTCCGCCACAGCTATTCCCAGAACGTGCTGCATCACAGTGTGGAGGTCGCGCACCTGTGCGGCCTGATGGCGTCCGAGCTGGGTGAGGATGCCCCCACCGCCCGGCGGGCTGGGTTGCTGCATGACATCGGCAAGGCGTTGTCACAGGAGGTGGAGGGACCGCATGCCATTGTCGGGGGCGAATTTCTGCGGCGGCACGGGGAGTCTGCGGTGGTCGTCAATGCGGTGGCCTCACATCACGACGAGGTGCCGCACGAAAACCTCCACGGAATCCTGGTGGCGGCCGCGGACGCCATCAGCGCCAGCCGGCCGGGCAGCCGCAGCGAGAGCATGACCACCTATCTGCAGCGGCTGGAGAACCTCGAGAAGATCGCGCTCGGGTTTCCAGGCGTCGAGAAGGCGTTCGCCGTCCAGGCCGGGCGCGAGCTGCGGGTGGTGGTCCGCCCGGAGCAGGTGGACGACGGACTGTCCTATCAACTGGCCCGAAAGCTCGCCCGAAAGATCGAGGAGGAACTCCTGTACCCGGGCCAGATCCGCATCACGGTCATCCGGGAAACCCGCTGCGTGGAATTCGCCAAGTGA